Proteins found in one Choloepus didactylus isolate mChoDid1 chromosome 3, mChoDid1.pri, whole genome shotgun sequence genomic segment:
- the LOC119528853 gene encoding ferritin light chain-like, protein MSSQIHQNYSADVEASVNCLVNEHLQASYTYLSLGFYFDRDDVALKGVDHFFRELAKEKREGAERLLKMQNQCGGRALFQDVQKPPKDEWGNTLEAMEAALVLERGLNTDLLKLHALGSANTDPHLCDFLENHFLDEEVKLIKKIGDHLTNLRRLGVPQERLGEYLFERLILKHN, encoded by the coding sequence ATGAGCTCCCAGATCCATCAGAATTATTCCGCCGATGTGGAGGCATCTGTCAACTGCCTGGTCAACGAGCATCTGCAGGCCTCCTACACCTacctctctctgggcttctatttcGACCGTGACGATGTGGCCCTGAAGGGCGTGGACCACTTCTTCCGCGAGTTGGCGAAGGAGAAGCGCGAGGGCGCCGAGCGTCTCTTGAAGATGCAAAACCAGTGCGGTGGCCGCGCCCTCTTTCAGGATGTGCAGAAGCCACCCAAAGATGAGTGGGGTAATACCCTGGAAGCCATGGAAGCCGCCCTGGTCTTGGAGAGGGGCCTGAACACGGATCTTTTGAAACTGCATGCCTTGGGTTCTGCCAATACCGACCCTCATCTCTGTGACTTCCTGGAGAACCATTTCCTAGATGAGGAGGTGAAACTCATCAAAAAGATAGGCGACCACCTGACCAACCTCCGCAGGCTGGGTGTCCCTCAGGAGCGGCTGGGTGAGTATCTCTTCGAAAGGCTCATCCTCAAGCACAACTAG